The proteins below are encoded in one region of Sphingobacterium sp. R2:
- the rimP gene encoding ribosome assembly cofactor RimP → MQHIEKRVVELIEEKIADRDDLFIVSVKMHPNKILEILLDGDKGINIDDCAQVSRHVGFHLEEENVIDNAYRLEVSSPGIDANFVNIRQYQKNIGRTIQVKLIDNTKIEGTLVALDDTKINVLQKVKEKGKKAQEVEKKLPFDQIKATKVVISF, encoded by the coding sequence ATGCAGCATATAGAGAAACGAGTTGTTGAACTCATAGAAGAGAAAATAGCGGATCGCGATGACTTATTTATTGTCAGCGTGAAGATGCATCCAAATAAAATTCTAGAGATTCTTTTGGATGGGGATAAAGGTATTAATATTGACGATTGTGCGCAAGTTAGCCGTCATGTGGGTTTTCATTTGGAAGAAGAAAATGTAATTGATAATGCCTATCGTTTAGAGGTCTCCTCTCCAGGTATCGATGCTAATTTTGTGAATATCCGGCAGTATCAAAAGAATATAGGTCGTACAATTCAGGTTAAGTTGATTGATAATACTAAAATTGAAGGTACCTTAGTGGCGCTGGATGATACGAAGATCAATGTTCTTCAGAAAGTTAAAGAAAAAGGTAAAAAAGCGCAAGAGGTAGAAAAGAAACTTCCTTTTGATCAAATAAAAGCAACAAAAGTGGTAATTTCATTTTAA
- a CDS encoding LexA family transcriptional regulator encodes MSNISSNLKFLRKGKKITQQQFADIMEIKRASVGAYEEDRAEPKYELLKKIAEFYGLTMDELANDVIDDKWKPVPKSNASNLRVLSVTVDTDNRENIELVPVKASAGYLNGYGDPEYVAELPKFSLPMFGQGTFRAFEIKGDSMLPLPSGSIVVAEYVENWHDIKPGSTYVVVSKEDGVVYKRIAFKFKEDKGLKLVSDNKTYEPYWVETADILEVWKAKAFISTQLPEPTPEPTMETLTSMMAQMQKTINAVVDNSK; translated from the coding sequence ATGTCAAATATTTCGTCCAATCTGAAGTTCCTTAGAAAAGGAAAGAAAATTACACAGCAACAATTTGCTGATATTATGGAAATTAAGCGAGCGTCTGTCGGGGCGTATGAGGAAGATAGGGCTGAGCCTAAATATGAGTTGTTGAAGAAGATTGCTGAATTCTATGGGTTGACTATGGATGAACTGGCAAACGATGTTATTGACGACAAGTGGAAGCCAGTTCCAAAAAGTAATGCATCCAATTTAAGGGTGCTAAGCGTTACTGTAGATACGGATAACCGTGAGAATATTGAACTTGTGCCTGTAAAGGCTAGTGCTGGGTATTTAAATGGGTATGGCGATCCGGAGTATGTTGCAGAGCTGCCTAAGTTTTCACTTCCAATGTTTGGTCAGGGCACGTTTCGCGCTTTTGAAATTAAGGGTGATTCAATGTTGCCTTTGCCGTCAGGATCTATTGTCGTGGCGGAGTACGTGGAAAACTGGCATGATATAAAGCCTGGAAGTACATACGTAGTCGTATCGAAGGAAGATGGCGTGGTCTATAAGCGTATCGCTTTTAAATTTAAAGAAGATAAAGGCTTGAAGCTCGTTTCTGACAATAAAACATATGAGCCTTATTGGGTTGAGACGGCAGATATACTTGAAGTGTGGAAGGCGAAGGCTTTTATAAGTACACAGCTGCCTGAACCGACGCCTGAGCCGACAATGGAGACATTGACGAGTATGATGGCACAAATGCAGAAAACGATTAACGCAGTTGTTGACAACTCAAAGTAG